From one Pseudomonas fluorescens genomic stretch:
- a CDS encoding aspartate aminotransferase family protein yields MSVAISLTPAHPVSSDSLAPETLYAFDESPLLARQSQQESNARSYPRRIPLALKRARGIYVEDVEGRQFIDCLAGAGTLALGHNHPVVIEAIQQVLADELPLHTLDLTTPVKDQFVQDLFSLLPEQLRSEAKIQFCGPTGTDAVEAALKLVRTATGRNTVLSFQGGYHGMSQGALSLMGSLGPKKPLAALLANGVQFLPYPYDYRCPFGLGGEAGVKVNLHYLENLLSDPESGVQLPAAVIVEVVQGEGGVIPADIEWLRGVRRITEKAGVALIVDEIQSGFARTGKMFAFEHAGITPDVLVLSKAIGGSLPLAVVVYRQWLDTWQPGAHAGTFRGNQMAMAAGSAVINYLKEHDLCAHAQAMGERLAAHLRRLQEEFPQLGDIRGRGLMLGVELVDPQGQVDTQGHPAVCARLAPLVQRECLKRGLILELGGRQGAVVRFLPPLIITAEQVDEVAARFARAVRAAVGSL; encoded by the coding sequence ATGTCAGTCGCTATCAGCCTTACCCCGGCGCACCCGGTGTCTTCGGACTCCCTTGCGCCTGAAACACTTTATGCGTTCGACGAATCGCCGTTGCTGGCACGCCAGAGCCAGCAGGAATCCAACGCCCGCAGTTACCCGCGGCGCATCCCCCTGGCGCTCAAACGCGCCCGTGGGATTTATGTCGAGGACGTCGAAGGGCGTCAGTTCATCGACTGCCTGGCCGGTGCCGGTACCCTGGCGCTGGGCCACAACCATCCGGTGGTGATCGAAGCGATCCAGCAAGTGCTGGCCGATGAACTGCCGCTGCACACCCTGGACCTGACCACGCCGGTCAAGGATCAGTTCGTCCAGGACCTGTTCAGCCTGCTGCCGGAACAACTGCGCAGCGAAGCGAAGATCCAGTTCTGCGGGCCTACCGGTACTGACGCAGTTGAAGCTGCGCTGAAATTGGTGCGCACCGCCACCGGGCGCAACACCGTGCTGTCGTTCCAGGGCGGCTACCACGGCATGTCTCAGGGCGCCCTGAGCCTGATGGGCAGCCTGGGGCCGAAGAAACCGCTGGCGGCCCTGCTGGCCAATGGCGTGCAGTTTTTGCCGTACCCTTATGACTACCGTTGCCCCTTCGGGCTGGGCGGCGAGGCGGGCGTGAAGGTCAATCTGCACTACCTGGAGAATCTGCTCAGCGACCCGGAAAGCGGTGTGCAACTGCCGGCGGCGGTGATCGTCGAGGTGGTCCAGGGTGAGGGCGGGGTGATTCCGGCGGATATCGAGTGGCTGCGTGGTGTGCGGCGCATCACCGAAAAAGCCGGGGTGGCGCTGATCGTCGATGAGATCCAGAGTGGCTTTGCCCGTACCGGCAAGATGTTTGCCTTCGAGCACGCGGGCATCACCCCGGATGTGCTGGTGCTGTCCAAGGCCATCGGTGGCAGCCTGCCGCTGGCGGTGGTGGTGTATCGTCAGTGGCTGGACACCTGGCAACCAGGGGCGCATGCCGGCACCTTCCGTGGCAACCAGATGGCCATGGCCGCAGGCTCGGCGGTGATCAACTACCTCAAGGAACATGACCTGTGCGCGCATGCCCAGGCCATGGGTGAGCGCCTGGCGGCCCACTTGCGCCGCTTGCAGGAAGAATTCCCGCAGTTGGGGGATATCCGCGGGCGTGGCTTGATGCTGGGGGTGGAGCTGGTCGATCCGCAAGGGCAGGTCGATACTCAGGGGCATCCCGCAGTCTGCGCGCGCCTGGCACCGCTGGTGCAGCGCGAATGCCTCAAGCGCGGCCTGATTCTTGAGCTGGGTGGGCGTCAGGGGGCAGTGGTGCGCTTTCTGCCGCCGTTGATCATTACTGCCGAGCAGGTTGATGAGGTGGCGGCGCGCTTTGCCCGTGCTGTGCGTGCGGCGGTTGGCAGTTTGTAA
- a CDS encoding twin-arginine translocation signal domain-containing protein — MTISRRGFIAGLAVAGATVPAAYYAHKQLTHDPQDDIVTPGEASVELADAAGQQLADQLRGVWDLRLSGADGGLAGLPVEGLQMYLDVAAKGRGLRGFVDTERVLRSDAPAAYRVLGDLVGASTATVRWRLMSTQGGPGYECSASLDEVWGSFGNAGSGTLSGRLQPLDRSMALPLADSHFVAVKRLFPEARERLPYTPPLQAWLISAEHRLFHQLWHATRDKWHRLSEEKHGALRGLGWQPGPRDKERDARGPRKHRNGSGVDFLFMHRHMLGTARSMQDLPSWTHFPLPQPSVEQDRQGFARYYDNHDGYCVPPGWRAPGDEAYGKWVSAIKAGETFCSNFQVWESQYQDPLYLSKLTLGAFGSELEMNLHDWLHMCWASVPRDPVNGAPVPFARDPADFAGRWYGAENDFLGDPFSSHVNPVFWGFHGWIDDRIEDWYRAHERYSPGQVRRLEVNGVQWFAPGRWVEVADPWLGPVTHGCSTTPGMFPGKSVEMDVETMKLALRITFGADDKIGDLVRRVPQRPWYARHLSLRGIVS; from the coding sequence ATGACGATTTCGCGACGAGGATTCATAGCGGGCCTGGCAGTGGCGGGCGCGACCGTGCCGGCCGCCTATTACGCGCACAAGCAATTGACCCATGATCCACAGGACGACATCGTCACCCCGGGCGAGGCCAGCGTCGAACTGGCTGATGCTGCTGGCCAACAACTGGCCGATCAACTGCGTGGCGTCTGGGACTTGCGCTTGAGCGGCGCCGATGGCGGGCTCGCCGGGCTGCCTGTGGAAGGCTTGCAGATGTACCTGGACGTCGCCGCCAAAGGTCGGGGCTTGCGGGGCTTTGTCGACACCGAAAGGGTTTTGCGTAGCGATGCCCCGGCCGCTTACCGGGTGCTGGGCGACCTGGTCGGGGCGTCCACTGCCACGGTGCGCTGGCGGCTGATGAGCACCCAGGGTGGGCCGGGCTATGAATGCAGCGCCAGCCTGGATGAAGTCTGGGGCAGTTTTGGCAACGCTGGCAGCGGTACCCTCAGTGGCCGCTTGCAACCGCTGGATCGCTCGATGGCCTTGCCCTTGGCCGACAGTCACTTCGTTGCCGTCAAGCGCCTGTTTCCCGAAGCCCGTGAGCGGCTGCCCTATACCCCACCGTTGCAGGCCTGGTTGATCAGCGCCGAGCACCGTTTGTTTCATCAGCTCTGGCATGCGACCCGCGACAAGTGGCATCGGCTGTCTGAAGAAAAACACGGTGCCTTGCGTGGCCTGGGCTGGCAGCCCGGCCCGCGAGACAAGGAACGTGATGCCCGTGGCCCGCGCAAGCATCGCAACGGCTCGGGGGTGGACTTCTTGTTCATGCACCGGCATATGCTCGGCACCGCCCGATCGATGCAGGACCTGCCGTCATGGACGCATTTTCCTCTGCCGCAACCCAGTGTCGAGCAGGACCGCCAGGGCTTTGCCCGCTACTACGATAACCACGATGGCTATTGCGTGCCGCCCGGCTGGCGGGCGCCAGGCGATGAGGCGTATGGCAAGTGGGTCTCGGCGATCAAGGCTGGCGAGACGTTCTGCAGCAACTTCCAGGTCTGGGAATCGCAGTACCAGGACCCGCTGTACCTGTCGAAATTGACGCTTGGCGCCTTCGGCTCGGAACTGGAGATGAACCTGCACGATTGGCTACACATGTGCTGGGCGTCGGTGCCGCGCGATCCGGTCAACGGTGCGCCGGTACCTTTTGCCCGTGATCCGGCCGATTTTGCCGGGCGCTGGTACGGGGCAGAGAATGATTTCCTCGGCGATCCGTTCTCGTCCCATGTCAATCCGGTGTTCTGGGGCTTTCACGGTTGGATTGATGATCGCATCGAGGACTGGTACCGCGCCCATGAGCGCTACAGCCCAGGGCAGGTGCGGCGTCTTGAGGTCAATGGCGTGCAGTGGTTTGCCCCGGGGCGCTGGGTCGAGGTCGCCGACCCGTGGTTGGGGCCGGTGACCCATGGCTGCAGCACCACGCCTGGGATGTTCCCGGGCAAGTCGGTGGAAATGGACGTCGAGACCATGAAGCTGGCCTTGCGCATCACCTTTGGTGCAGACGACAAGATTGGCGATCTGGTGCGGCGGGTGCCGCAGCGGCCCTGGTATGCGCGGCATCTGTCGTTGCGCGGGATTGTTTCCTGA
- a CDS encoding MacB family efflux pump subunit, with translation MSTPLIELCDIRKSYGGVNTPKVEVVRGISLAIHPGEFVAIVGASGSGKSTLMNILGCLDRPTSGNYYFAGKDVADLDSDELAWLRREAFGFVFQGYHLIASGSAQENVEMPAIYAGTPANERHARAAALLDRLGLASRTGNRPHQLSGGQQQRVSIARALMNGGHIILADEPTGALDSQSGAEVMALLDELASQGHVVILITHDREVAARANRIIEIRDGLVLSDSAEQAAIPAPGAPGAPGLQAEDLRQRLNLGATANGAWKGELVEALQAAWRIMWINRFRTALTLLGIVIGVASVVVMLAVGEGSKRQVMAQMAAFGSNILYLSGSAPTLREPAGVITLDDVAAVSSLPQVKMIMPVIGNSLMVRYGNNNQQFYVGGNNTYFSEIFNWPVVEGSFFTEADEQSAAAVAVIGQKVREKLFGTGNDPIGQYILVENVPFQVVGILAGKGASSGDQDSDERIVVPYSAAAIRLFGSRDPEYVTIAAADSRRVADTEAAIDRLMRKLHNGKHDFELTNDAALIQAEARTQNTLSLMLGSIAAISLLVGGIGVMNIMLMTVRERTREIGIRMATGARQRDILRQFLSEAVLLSMVGGVTGIALALLIGGVLLLADIAVAFSLPAVLGAFACAVVTGVVFGFMPARKAARLDPVKALTSE, from the coding sequence ATGTCCACGCCCCTGATCGAACTGTGCGATATCCGCAAATCCTATGGTGGTGTCAATACGCCCAAGGTTGAAGTGGTCCGCGGCATCAGCCTGGCCATCCATCCTGGTGAATTCGTGGCCATTGTCGGCGCCTCCGGCTCCGGCAAGTCGACGCTGATGAACATCCTCGGCTGCCTCGACCGCCCGACATCGGGCAACTACTACTTCGCCGGCAAGGACGTCGCCGACCTCGACAGCGACGAACTGGCCTGGCTGCGCCGCGAAGCCTTCGGCTTCGTGTTCCAGGGCTATCACCTGATTGCCTCGGGCTCGGCCCAGGAAAACGTCGAGATGCCGGCGATCTATGCCGGAACCCCTGCCAACGAGCGTCACGCCCGCGCCGCAGCCCTGCTCGACCGCCTGGGCCTGGCCAGCCGCACAGGCAACCGCCCGCACCAGTTGTCCGGTGGCCAGCAGCAACGGGTATCGATTGCCCGCGCGCTGATGAACGGCGGGCACATCATCCTCGCCGACGAGCCGACCGGCGCACTGGACAGCCAGAGCGGCGCCGAGGTCATGGCCCTGCTCGACGAGCTGGCCAGCCAGGGCCATGTGGTGATCCTGATTACCCACGATCGCGAAGTCGCGGCCCGGGCCAACCGGATTATCGAGATTCGTGACGGCCTGGTGCTCAGTGACTCGGCAGAGCAGGCAGCCATCCCCGCTCCCGGCGCTCCCGGCGCTCCCGGCCTGCAGGCCGAAGACCTGCGCCAGCGCCTGAACCTGGGTGCGACCGCCAACGGCGCCTGGAAAGGCGAGCTGGTCGAGGCCCTGCAAGCTGCCTGGCGGATCATGTGGATCAACCGCTTCCGCACCGCCCTGACCCTACTGGGGATCGTCATCGGCGTCGCCTCGGTGGTGGTCATGCTGGCGGTCGGCGAAGGCAGCAAGCGCCAGGTCATGGCGCAGATGGCCGCCTTCGGCTCGAACATCCTTTACCTCAGCGGCAGCGCTCCGACCTTGCGCGAGCCGGCTGGCGTCATCACCCTCGATGACGTTGCCGCAGTGTCCAGCCTGCCTCAGGTGAAGATGATCATGCCGGTGATCGGCAACTCGCTGATGGTGCGCTACGGCAACAACAACCAACAGTTCTATGTCGGCGGCAATAACACCTATTTTTCCGAAATCTTCAACTGGCCGGTGGTCGAGGGCAGCTTCTTCACCGAAGCCGACGAGCAAAGCGCGGCAGCCGTGGCGGTCATCGGCCAGAAGGTCCGGGAGAAACTCTTCGGTACCGGCAACGACCCCATCGGCCAGTATATCCTGGTCGAGAACGTGCCCTTCCAGGTGGTCGGCATTCTCGCCGGCAAAGGCGCAAGCTCAGGCGATCAGGACAGCGACGAGCGTATCGTGGTGCCCTACTCGGCGGCCGCCATCCGCCTGTTCGGCAGCCGCGACCCGGAGTACGTGACCATCGCCGCCGCCGATTCGCGGCGTGTGGCCGACACCGAAGCTGCCATCGACCGCTTGATGCGCAAACTCCACAACGGCAAGCACGACTTTGAGCTGACCAACGACGCGGCGCTGATCCAGGCCGAAGCACGCACGCAGAACACCCTGTCGCTGATGCTCGGCTCGATCGCCGCAATCTCGCTGCTGGTCGGCGGTATCGGGGTGATGAATATCATGTTGATGACGGTGCGCGAACGCACCCGCGAGATCGGTATCCGCATGGCCACCGGCGCCCGCCAGCGCGACATCCTGCGCCAGTTCCTCAGTGAGGCAGTGCTGCTGTCGATGGTCGGCGGAGTCACCGGCATTGCCTTGGCATTATTGATTGGCGGCGTGTTGCTGCTGGCCGACATTGCCGTGGCCTTCTCCTTGCCCGCTGTGCTTGGCGCCTTTGCCTGTGCAGTGGTCACCGGCGTGGTGTTCGGCTTCATGCCGGCCCGCAAGGCCGCACGCCTCGACCCGGTCAAAGCCCTTACCAGCGAATAG
- a CDS encoding efflux transporter outer membrane subunit: MNLPSRLSLLSIGVLLAACGSTAPAPQSGLQAPSQWQGQAATSVLPQENWWQQFSSPTLDQLIEQARRNSFDLAAAAARVRQAQASAVIAGAPLLPDVKFGLNASRQRLLHGNGFDQLDASSRERTSTSFSTRLSASYEIDFWGGNAAARDSALYSLDASRFDRQTVELTLLSGVANSYLQSLSLSEQVRIARLNLSNAEDVLRLVETRYQSGSATALELAQQRSLVAGQQRQVPLFEQQLQEARITLATLLGEPVQSLPAFDESLTALNWPEIGSGVPSDLLSRRPDIATAEARLAAAQADVKVARAAMLPSLTLGADLGSGADTFARILRSPYYTLSAGLAAPIFNNGRLRAERDKARAEQDELLESYRSSIVAGFADVEKALNGISGVDQQRLSQNEEAQQAQIAFELSERRYRAGAETLLTVLETQRTLYQAQDQQVQLRLARLQGSVALYKALGGGWQAVR; this comes from the coding sequence ATGAACCTGCCCAGCCGTCTCAGCTTGTTGTCCATCGGTGTATTGCTTGCCGCCTGCGGTTCGACTGCCCCCGCCCCCCAGAGCGGGCTGCAGGCACCGAGCCAGTGGCAAGGACAAGCAGCCACCAGCGTGCTGCCCCAGGAGAACTGGTGGCAGCAATTCTCAAGCCCCACCCTTGATCAGTTGATCGAACAGGCGCGGCGCAACAGCTTCGACCTGGCCGCGGCCGCAGCGCGTGTGCGCCAGGCCCAGGCCTCGGCGGTGATCGCCGGCGCGCCGCTGTTGCCCGACGTCAAGTTCGGCCTCAATGCCAGCCGTCAACGCCTGCTGCATGGCAACGGTTTCGATCAGCTCGATGCCAGCAGCCGCGAGCGCACCAGCACGTCATTCTCTACCCGCTTGAGCGCCAGCTACGAAATCGATTTCTGGGGAGGCAACGCCGCCGCCCGCGACAGCGCCCTGTACAGCCTGGATGCCAGCCGTTTCGATCGCCAGACCGTTGAGCTGACCCTGCTCAGCGGCGTTGCCAACAGCTACCTGCAAAGCCTGTCCCTGAGTGAGCAAGTGCGTATTGCTCGCCTCAACCTGAGCAACGCCGAGGATGTTCTGCGCCTGGTTGAAACCCGCTATCAATCAGGCTCGGCCACTGCCCTGGAACTGGCCCAGCAACGCAGCCTGGTTGCCGGTCAGCAGCGCCAGGTGCCGTTGTTCGAACAGCAGCTGCAGGAGGCGCGCATCACCCTGGCGACCTTGCTCGGTGAGCCTGTACAGTCCCTGCCTGCTTTCGATGAGTCGCTGACTGCCCTGAACTGGCCCGAGATCGGCAGCGGCGTGCCCAGTGACCTGCTCAGCCGCCGCCCGGATATCGCTACGGCCGAAGCGCGCCTGGCGGCTGCCCAGGCCGACGTGAAAGTGGCCCGCGCGGCCATGCTGCCAAGCCTGACCCTGGGTGCCGACCTAGGCTCGGGCGCCGATACCTTCGCGCGCATTCTGCGCAGCCCCTACTACACCTTGAGCGCTGGGCTTGCCGCGCCGATCTTCAACAACGGCCGCCTGCGCGCCGAGCGCGACAAAGCCCGTGCCGAGCAGGATGAACTACTGGAAAGTTACCGCAGCAGCATCGTTGCCGGCTTTGCCGATGTCGAGAAGGCGCTCAACGGCATCAGTGGTGTCGACCAGCAACGCCTGTCGCAGAATGAGGAAGCGCAACAGGCGCAGATTGCCTTCGAACTGTCCGAACGCCGTTACCGCGCTGGCGCCGAGACCTTGCTGACGGTGCTGGAAACCCAGCGCACCTTGTACCAGGCGCAGGACCAACAGGTGCAATTGCGCCTGGCCCGGCTGCAGGGCAGCGTGGCGCTGTACAAGGCATTGGGCGGGGGTTGGCAGGCGGTTCGCTAA
- a CDS encoding ATP-binding protein, whose protein sequence is MTLRLRLTLILGTAFIVIWVLAAAWMLRDLRMQMMFSLDQRLVASARMVAGLVDQLPQPLSSKGEGTRLSADQLSVDGMACQVSSLRGEILARSHNNDQPLDDQRSGFHDQTIDGARWRSFTYAHGDVRITTADRHQEREALNRSILLAASAPVLMALLGSLGLLWMGVGKGLAPLNRMRDALRRRSPDSLEPLQVRGLPSELQPLLETQNQLFLRIGQTIERERRLTDDAAHELRSPLTAIKTHLQVARMTDGEVREQALEHAEQGADRLHRTLEQLLLLARVEGRLSFEDGLQCNAEQIARQAIQDTGIDNARRIDLQLSPGAAQVYLGMPTPLAVTALRNLLDNALRHTRGSEPVELAVQMEQDRVAFLVRDHGPGIPEQDIEHLTERFWRHSQSGGCGLGLAIVQAIVQRCAGSLRFDSRSDGLRVLLHIPLRVSPS, encoded by the coding sequence ATGACCCTGCGTTTGCGCCTGACCCTGATCCTGGGCACCGCCTTTATCGTCATCTGGGTGCTGGCAGCGGCGTGGATGCTGCGCGACCTGCGCATGCAGATGATGTTTTCCCTCGATCAGCGCCTGGTAGCCTCGGCACGCATGGTCGCGGGCCTGGTCGACCAGTTGCCGCAGCCTTTGTCGAGCAAGGGCGAGGGTACGCGCCTGAGCGCTGATCAGTTGAGTGTCGATGGCATGGCCTGCCAGGTCAGCTCGCTGCGGGGTGAAATCCTCGCTCGCAGCCATAACAACGATCAGCCCCTGGACGACCAGCGCAGCGGTTTTCACGACCAGACCATCGATGGCGCCCGCTGGCGCAGTTTTACCTATGCCCACGGCGATGTACGCATTACCACCGCCGACCGGCACCAGGAGCGCGAAGCCCTGAACCGCTCGATCTTGCTGGCGGCCTCGGCGCCAGTGCTGATGGCCTTGCTCGGTAGTCTCGGTTTACTGTGGATGGGGGTCGGCAAGGGCCTGGCACCGCTCAACCGCATGCGCGATGCCTTGCGCCGGCGCAGCCCCGACTCCCTTGAGCCGCTGCAGGTACGCGGCCTGCCCAGTGAGTTGCAACCGTTGCTGGAAACCCAGAACCAATTGTTCCTGCGTATCGGCCAGACCATCGAGCGCGAGCGGCGGCTGACCGATGATGCCGCCCATGAGCTGCGCAGCCCGTTGACCGCGATCAAGACCCACCTGCAGGTGGCGCGAATGACCGACGGCGAGGTGCGCGAGCAGGCCCTCGAACATGCCGAACAGGGCGCGGATCGCCTGCACCGGACCCTTGAACAACTGTTGCTGCTGGCCCGGGTGGAGGGCCGCCTGTCGTTTGAAGACGGCCTGCAGTGCAATGCCGAGCAGATCGCCCGCCAGGCGATTCAGGACACCGGCATCGACAACGCCCGGCGTATCGATCTGCAATTGTCACCCGGAGCGGCCCAGGTTTACCTCGGTATGCCGACACCGTTGGCAGTCACGGCCCTGCGCAACCTGCTCGACAACGCCTTGCGTCATACCCGCGGTAGCGAACCGGTGGAGCTGGCGGTGCAGATGGAGCAGGACCGGGTGGCGTTCCTCGTGCGCGATCACGGCCCCGGCATTCCCGAGCAAGACATCGAACACCTGACCGAGCGCTTCTGGCGCCACAGCCAGAGTGGCGGTTGCGGCTTGGGCCTGGCGATCGTCCAGGCGATCGTCCAGCGTTGTGCCGGTAGCTTGCGCTTTGACAGCCGCAGCGACGGCTTGCGGGTGTTGCTGCACATTCCATTGCGCGTGAGCCCGTCCTGA
- a CDS encoding response regulator, with product MHVLLCEDDDLIASGISAGLSAQGMTVDRVASAGAAQAMLQAAAFDVMVLDLGLPDEDGLKLLQRLRQQGHSLPVLILTARDAVTDRVEGLLAGGDDYLLKPFDLRELAARLHTLLRRAAGRAVNIIEHGPLSYDPSSRETCLGGRPVDLSRREQALLQALLHNRGRVLSSEQLKDSVYGFGDEVESNALNVHIHHLRRKLGNGIVETVRGLGYRLGPAQLPEESQP from the coding sequence ATGCACGTACTGCTCTGCGAGGATGATGACCTGATCGCCAGCGGCATCAGCGCCGGCCTGAGCGCCCAGGGCATGACCGTCGACCGGGTGGCCAGCGCTGGCGCGGCCCAGGCCATGCTCCAGGCCGCGGCGTTCGACGTCATGGTGCTCGACCTGGGCCTGCCCGATGAAGACGGCCTCAAGCTGCTGCAGCGCCTGCGTCAGCAGGGCCATTCGTTGCCGGTGCTGATCCTCACCGCCCGCGATGCGGTCACCGACCGGGTCGAGGGCCTGCTGGCCGGCGGCGACGATTACCTGCTCAAGCCGTTCGACCTGCGGGAACTGGCCGCGCGCCTGCATACCTTGCTGCGCCGCGCCGCTGGGCGGGCGGTGAACATCATCGAGCACGGCCCGCTCAGCTACGACCCCAGCAGCCGCGAAACCTGCCTCGGTGGCCGCCCGGTCGACCTGTCGCGGCGCGAGCAGGCGCTGTTGCAGGCCCTGCTGCACAACCGTGGCCGGGTACTCTCAAGCGAACAGCTCAAGGACAGCGTGTACGGCTTCGGTGACGAGGTCGAGAGCAACGCACTGAACGTGCATATCCATCACCTGCGGCGCAAGCTGGGCAACGGTATCGTCGAAACCGTGCGCGGCCTGGGTTACCGCCTGGGGCCGGCGCAATTGCCGGAGGAATCGCAACCATGA
- a CDS encoding siderophore-interacting protein, whose product MSASTSLTNALGNGLRKLVGKPARTSAYGLFDVQLKAIIALSPSLSRFVFSGEDVAQMRTLAADQRIKIFFPSADGQPPQLPKHGSWQEARRGLSAEQSPPMRTYTIRDLRREALEVDVDFVLHGVNGPASTWATQARIGDRLQMVAPNLAFDADPGGYEWRPPKNLRTLLLIGDETALPAIAGILEHMAAGLPEVPVQAFIEVPCEADCLDLTCSGATELNWLPREVLHCTHGEAMIHASRELARLPATAAGARANIALEEVDIDRQILWELAKPGNGDFYAWIAGESAAVMNIRRYLITERRLDRSALTLMGYWRAGRTFD is encoded by the coding sequence ATGTCCGCCTCCACTTCACTGACCAACGCCTTGGGCAACGGTCTGCGCAAGCTGGTCGGCAAACCTGCCAGAACCAGTGCCTACGGACTGTTCGATGTTCAGCTCAAAGCCATCATTGCCCTCAGCCCGTCCCTCAGCCGCTTCGTGTTCAGCGGTGAGGATGTCGCGCAGATGCGCACCCTGGCTGCCGATCAGCGCATCAAGATCTTCTTTCCATCCGCCGACGGCCAACCCCCGCAACTGCCCAAGCACGGCTCCTGGCAGGAAGCGCGTCGCGGCCTGAGCGCCGAGCAGAGCCCGCCGATGCGTACCTACACCATCCGCGACCTGCGCCGCGAGGCGCTGGAAGTGGATGTCGACTTCGTCCTGCACGGCGTCAACGGCCCGGCGTCGACCTGGGCGACCCAGGCGCGTATCGGCGACCGCCTGCAGATGGTTGCGCCGAACCTGGCCTTCGACGCCGATCCCGGGGGCTACGAATGGCGACCACCCAAGAACTTGCGCACGCTGTTGTTGATCGGTGACGAGACCGCCTTGCCGGCGATTGCCGGGATCCTCGAACACATGGCTGCAGGCTTGCCCGAGGTGCCGGTTCAGGCGTTCATCGAAGTCCCCTGCGAAGCCGATTGCCTCGACCTGACCTGCAGCGGCGCCACCGAACTGAACTGGCTGCCGCGCGAAGTGCTGCACTGCACCCATGGCGAAGCGATGATTCATGCCAGCCGCGAGCTGGCGCGCTTGCCTGCGACAGCAGCGGGCGCACGAGCGAATATCGCCCTGGAAGAGGTCGATATCGACCGGCAGATCCTCTGGGAGCTGGCCAAACCCGGCAACGGCGACTTCTACGCATGGATCGCCGGCGAGTCGGCAGCGGTGATGAACATTCGTCGCTACCTGATTACTGAACGCAGGCTGGACCGCAGTGCCCTGACCCTGATGGGCTACTGGCGCGCCGGTCGTACCTTCGACTGA